A window of the Cannabis sativa cultivar Pink pepper isolate KNU-18-1 chromosome X, ASM2916894v1, whole genome shotgun sequence genome harbors these coding sequences:
- the LOC133032102 gene encoding uncharacterized protein LOC133032102, protein MNEVLEIPETSKVQRSLSFNGETEKKDDVGVEEKDGEGTKDKLEEDVDDVESVPSLNISEDKVVVPTKVVVSDDSFEVMNFWGEGLPAIVKEEVEQTMKDDFDDAAFERFKESGGKMIGPFTVNKGYSNQQYELFRYIFSSANDPSEVLAHFGKVEVERRFIKCMKPETDISNSVIDCFAQIMNFREKKRNGIGRKRTWFMPTRISV, encoded by the exons ATGAATGAAGTGTTGGAGATACCTGAGACGAGCAAAGTTCAGCGCTCGCTTTCGTTCAACGGGGAGACCGAGAAGAAGGATGACGTGGGTGTCGAGGAAAAGGATGGTGAAGGGACGAAGGATAAATTGGAAGAGGATGTTGATGATGTAGAGAGTGTCCCTTCACTTAATATATCAGAAGACAAGGTCGTTGTTCCAACTAAGGTGGTTGTTTCTGATGATTCGTTTGAGGTTATGAACTTTTGGGGAGAAGGTCTCCCCGCTATTGTAAAAGAGGAAGTTGAGCAGACCATGAaggatgattttgatgatgCTGCGTTCGAAAGATTCAAAGAATCTGGAGGGAAGATGATTGGTCCGTTCACTGTGAACAAGGGTTACTCAAATCAACAGTACGAGTTGTTCCGTTACATTTTCTCTAGCGCCAATGATCCGAG TGAAGTGTTAGCCCATTTTGGGAAGGTTGAGGTCGAGCGGAGGTTTATCAAATGCATGAAACCGGAGACCGATATATCAAACAGT GTCATTGATTGCTTTGCTCAAATCATGAATTTTCGAGAGAAGAAGCGCAACGGCATTGGAAGAAAGAGAACTTGGTTTATGCCCACCAGAATTTCAGTatga
- the LOC133032686 gene encoding uncharacterized protein LOC133032686 — MCAYCAEQVTWKSDDCGEDGEAARVVHSLLRCRFEFMSHCNLHFLETFVLNQMCVVQFSDDVVCFTLSQMVVPLLDTESAPHWFAGNVSMDNTTVEIRDSLSSAMHKRSRRSTCVEMLQTLDQLFAPVKPGDLNFSEFVIISSSKDYPQQQNGHDCGLFVMKYMESLFEENEIMEEVM, encoded by the exons ATGTGTGCTTATTGTGCAGAGCAAGTTACTTGGAAGAGCGATGATTGTGGAGAGGATGGCGAAGCAGCAAGAGTGGTCCACTCTTTATTACGATGTAGATTTGAGTTTATGTCACACTGTAATTTGCATTTTCTTGAAACTTTTGTGTTGAATCAAATGTGTGTAGTTCAATTTTCCGATGACGTTGTTTGTTTTACTTTGTCGCAGATGGTGGTACCCCTACTGGATACTGAGAGTGCTCCGCACTGGTTTGCAGGGAATGTGAGCATGGATAATACAACAGTGGAAATTAGGGACTCGTTGTCTTCTGCAATGCATAAGAGGTCACGTCGGAGCACCTGCGTAGAGATG cTCCAGACTTTGGACCAATTGTTTGCCCCTGTCAAGCCAGGAGACCTGAATTTCAGCGAATTTGTAATTATTTCTTCAAGCAAGGACTACCCACAACAACAAAATGGCCACGATTGTGGACTGTTTGTAATGAAGTACATGGAATCACTATTCGAGGAAAATgaaataatggaagaggtaatgtaA